The Aquila chrysaetos chrysaetos chromosome 11, bAquChr1.4, whole genome shotgun sequence sequence TCAGCGGGGAGGGGGCCTGGCAGCATCTTTGCTGCCTCAGTGCCCCCAGCACGCTCCCGGGGTGTCTTGCGGACCTCGTGGGTCCCCCTCCTACCCCACGCTCCTCGCCGGCAGCCTGCAGGCatgcccccccccttcccaggaCACTTTTGGATGAGGCACCCGGCAGGGACCTGTTTTTGGGCCACCTTCCACGGTACCCGTGGGACTCGGGACAACCGAACCAGCCGACCCCAGCGGAACATGTCCCATCCCATAAAGGCCACGCTGACGCAGCCCGGGAGACGAAACGGGTGTCCCCGCTGGCGAGGGGAGGGTACGTACGTCTGCTGCTGACGGCTTGTCTCTGCTTGTAAATCAGGAGCAAGATGAGGGGCAGGCAGAGGATGCCCACGATGCAGGCGCCCGTTGCCAGCGCGGCGGCTGTGATATCTGCaacagaagagagcagagagctggagcGGGCAGTGGGGAGGGTTCGCTTTGCGTTTCCTCGGTTTCCTTAAGCCGTAGCAGAAGCACAGGGCAACACCGGCGTTGCCCCACACCTGATGCGATGTGGCTCCGGCACGCACAGGCAGTCCGCTCCTAGAGGGATTCGCGCTGGGATGCCGTGCTGGTTGCGGAGATAAGCTCTGAGGCATCGGTTTAGGACCTTGACCAAAGTCCTTCATTGCTGGAGGACATCCCAAGGTCTTTCTTTGGTCTTCTAGATATAAGAAGAGAAGCAGGGGCCCTGATAAAGCCctctgaagtcagcagaaagGCTCCCAGCGATTTCAAAGTGTGCTGACTCCAACCCACAGCTGGCTCGTCAAAATCAGGCTGCTTCAAAGTACTCGGGAATCAAAGGGCTCGTTACGCAAGGCCTCTGCTAACGAACGTGCCCCTGGAGAACACTACCCATGGAGGCTCCCCAGAAAGGCTGGCAGCCTGCGGGCATGTTTGTGGCCATCAGGGTCCATGTGGGATGGCTTGTGGCAGGTCAAGGGCTGCCTAAATCAAGGGCAGGTTCAGCTCAAGCCCTCCTCTCCTGCGCATCCATCTGGGGAAGCAGCGTCTTGCTCTGGGTGTGGTGTTTTgaggggggatttttttttccccccttttcttctttgcctggCAGGACAGGGTGTTCCAGCACTTGAGACTGAGGGTTTGAGACAGAAAGCACTACTCATGGGGAGCAGGGGGCAGTTTCCCATGGCCCCAGCCATGCTGCAAACCAATTTTAGCAAAATCTGCCTGTTTAGCAGCCTGCAAACAGGGATAGACAGAGCGACCCACTGAGAAACCACCTGCATAGCGAACTGTGGGCACCTCCAGCGTCTAGACACAGCGCTGGGGGAGCCTCGTGTTGTCTGAGTGCTCAAGCAAGATTTGGGTTTCCCCTGCTAGAGCATCGCTGCTCGGGACGAGGTGGCATGGGCTTAGGATGGCGGCAGGGTGTTGCAAGAGGTTCCTGCaactctttccctttctgtccctTCCCATCTGCTCACGGCGGTGGCTGCTAAATCCCTGATCGTGTTTTGGCAGGGGGGGCTCAGGTGCTTTATAACCACAGGGTGAATGATCTCCACGGGCTTCAGGACAGTCATGTCCAGGTGACGGGCCAAAGGAGGCTCTCCTCAGCCTGATGACGTGCCTGTCAGATGCACCCTGTGGGGACAGCCTCAGAAATCACCCTCCTGACACCTGACCGTGAGGTTGCATCGCGACACTGGTGTGTTTATAGCAAGCAGCCATCCCTGGGGAAATAAATACACGGGCCAGGATGGCGAGCAGTGTGTTGGAGAaagaggttttttccctttacctTTGCTGGTGGTGGTATGAAACGTGCAGTTCTGAagccctcctctgcctgcagaggagaagagaaaagcgTGTTAGATCTCAAGGGAGTCGCTCAGGTACCACAGAGCTCCCGCACCTGCTAGCTGTCCTTGCCTTTGCTCACCAGTATTGAGAAAATCAGCCCAGAGCATCCCAAATGCGAGAGTTTAATCCTAGAAAGCTTACACTGAAATTCCTGCTGCAAGACCCCTTTTCCCTTGCGGCAGCAGAGCCCGTCCCTGGCCATgcaggctcttttttttttttttggtctaaaagcaaaatttcctaTCCTCACGTGGCAAATCAAGGACAGGAGATGCCTTTCCCTCCATCTCGGGCCTCCCCGGGCAGCTCTCCCCCCCCTGGGCTGCTGCCTCAAGGTTATCTACAAGCCCTGCATCCCTCGCAATGCCTGCAGCCCTCACTCAGGCTTGAACGACCAGCCAGCTCCTTTTATGTTgaggtttgttttcctctcttccagcaAGAGGTTGAAGAAGATCAGTGAAACTATGTAGCATGGATTTTATTGCATTCCAgcctcttgattttttttttttttttccaaatgttccaATGCTCTCTGGCCCTAATTCAAACCTCCAACATCTGCTGCTCTTCGACTCTTGCAACACAGCTTGGGCTTTCAGCATCAGCTCGCcctgcctccccagccctgATGCTGCACCCCCCCCACCAACCCTCATCTGCTGCCTTGCCCCGACGCACCCTGGCATGGAtgcggggctggcgggggctCCCCTCGACCCCCTCACCTTGCTGGATCTGCAGTTCCACGAAGCCATGAGCGACCTGCAAGGTGTGGGGCTTGCCGTGCTCCCGCCTGGCCTCCACCGCGTAGCAGCAGTAATTCCCGCTGTCCTGCAGCGTCAGGTTCATCACCACGATGTGAAAGGCACCGTGGTGGTCGGGGACGAACTCCACCCCGTGATGATTAGCTTGCCCCCCGAGGGTGGATTTTTGGGTGCCGTTGCCCAGCGCCTCGTGGTGCTTGCCCGGGTCGTGGTGCAGCTCCTTCTCGGTGATGTTGCGGATGTGCTTCTTCTCGGAGCAGCTCTGGTCGCCGTTGCTGCTGAAGTACCAGGTTTTGTAGAGCAGGTCGTGGCGGTCGGCGAGGGGACCGCTGATCCGGCAGGTCAGGGTGACGTTCTGGCCCTCGGGGCAGATGCAGAGCGAGTACGGGGTGGTGATCAGGAAAGCTGCTGGCCCTTCTGCCGGGGAGAAGGCACGGTGGCTGAGTCAGACCCTACGGTTCTGGCCTTACCCTGAGTTCGTAGCAAAATGGGGATCCCTCCCCAAACAAGCACTGCAAACCCCACCACCGAGGTTGCCAGAGGGGTTGCAGAGAGCAATCGGAGAGTATCAACACcagcctgcaggcagagggaaaaagGACTTCACCCCTGCCCTTAGGGCGAGAAAAACCCATGAGCTCCCCGTATCCCACGACAAGGGAGATGGGAAGCGTGGTGTGAGCCCTTCGCTTGCTCTGTAGCAACGTCCCAGCAGGACTGGGAGCTCAACTTCACCCTAGAAATAAGCCCTGGAGGACAGGCATGCTTTAAATACAGCTAGGCATAGCTTTTAATAGCAGTGGAGAGGGAGAAGTTTGCCCAGAGCTGGCAGAGGTGTGGATCAGAGAGGTGGGGGGCTGCTACGGGGCACCAGACCTCTGCGAAGCATGCAGAGGATGAGAAGCGGGGCAGCGGGGTATGGCTCGTGAATGAGGAAATGCAAGTGCTGCTGAgccagctgcaaaaaaaaaaaggacaaaaaaaaaatagctaggAGGAGCCCGTGCCCCCCGAGATCAGGCGGGGAGCACGTCCCaccctgtttgtttttcagcccctggggaggagaggggggaacTGGTCGACGCCGACTGCGAGGAGctgcttgaaaatgaaaacaatgttcAGAAAGAAATCCCTGACCGCTGCCGGCTGCGAAACGTGGGCGGGAGGCCTGGCAGAGGCACAGGAGCGAGGGGCGTACTGCGGCATTACTGGTCCCATCCCAGCACAGCAGTGGAGGGTACTGGTGGGTAAGGGGAGCTGTGCGCAGGGGGCGAGGAAAGACCAAAGACTGGTGCTCTGGCTCCGCCACCACTTTGTGTGTGCAGAATTGCAAATGACACCTTCGAAAGCTGAAGAATAAGGAGATTCTaggttcattttctttaaattattgaGAATAAAAGAGGTTCCCGGGGCTGGTTTGCAACAGAGAAGACGGTATGAAGACAAGACGTTCTTTAATTTTGCTAACATCCTGTTGCGCCATTAGCCCCGCCGCTGTTTCGCTTTGAGGTTTTTCATTTGCTATATCGAGCGGGCGTCAGTCCCAGGCGGGGTGTGCTGCGCCTGCCTGGAGCCATCCAGCCGGGCGAGAGGCTCCCCATTGCATCCTCCTCCGTGCAGGGTCAACGTGTCACCGCCCCGGCATGGGGCTCCGCTTGAGAGAGCGAAAGCGAAAATGTCCTCCGTGCCTTCCACCCCTCGTGGTTATTTATGGCTTTTAGGACGACGGTGACCTCTAAGCCCCGTAAGAACAGCCATgaagccgccccccccccccgagtccCAGCAGCCTGCCTGAGGGTGCtttgcagggagaggggggGTTTGGGGAAGGGATCTGCCCCATcggaccccccccctcccagtctGCAGCACGCAGTGCCGAGGAGTCCCGCAGAGCCGGGGACGGCGTGACCTTTGCCGAACCGCTCCGGTTAATCGCTGCGGCATCCTGCAGGCGCTTCAGCCTGCTCCCCACGGCAGCCGCACATCCCCGGGGCTGCTCTGGGGCGGAGGTTTGCGTGGCCTGAGCTCAACGCTGCCTCGTTTCGGTTTGTTTTCAAGGCCTGACTGCTCCTCATCCTCGGGCGCTGCTGGGGCGCTTGGCCGGGCCGGCTGGGTTTTGGCAGGCAGCGGAACGGGTCCCCCACCTCCTTGAAAGCGCGTCGAGCACAAAAGGCACCTCAGATGTGTTTCTCGATACCTGCCGCAACGGGAAGTGCCCCATTCACATCGGGGCTCCCCCGGGAGCCAGGGGAAGGGAAGCCAGGGCTCTATTGGAGGAAGCCGCGCTTCCAACACCTTGCAAAAGTATCTACGGGAGTCTTTGTTTTCCACCACCGCCACCCCCCCAAATAAAACGGGGGCCGTCCCGCTCATCCCCGCACAGTTTGCAAAGCTCTGCCTTACTAAACCATCCAGCCTCCGCCCCCAGGGCTTGATGGGAACCGTCTGGATGGAAAGTCAACACAGCCCACGCTTTCGGCAGCGGCGCCCAGCCGCGGGGAGGGGCAGAGGTTACCACGTGTGCGAAGCCTTCGGCATTACCaacttcccttctttctcccgAGCAGGGGAAGGCTTCCAAAAGCCATCGAGTGGAGGAGAAaacagctggggaggagagctggCAAGGCACGGTGTGCCCTATAGCAGCGCCAGGAGAGTTGTTGTTCCCTCCCCAAGACGTAACGAGGCTTTAAAGCTGTGCTAGATGCCAGATGGTGCCCGGAGGAAATGTCTTCTGTCGGCGTCTTTACACTAAAGCTCACGGATCTTAATCTCCCCCAGGCACTGTGGGCTTCTTCCATGCCCAGACCCCAGGTTTGGCTCCATCCCACCCCGGTCGGACCGTTCCCTTTGTAGTCAGTGCTGCTGGCAAATGCCAAAATAAAGCCAGATGCCCGTCTCCGCACATCTCCAGCTGAGAGAGCCTGGACCCGTCGAGGTCGGAGCCAAGAGCTTTCGTCTTGTCACCATCTGGTAAAGACAGAGGAGGTCTCAAGTGGGTGCCAAAAGTGCCCCTCTTCCTCTTTGACACCTCGGTATCTTCGGCTCTGATCTGTGGCGTCGCATTGGTGCGGCACAGAGCCCAGTGCAGCGCTGGTACATCCCCGGTGCCGGCACCACTGCCTAGCTTGAAACCTGGGAGCTCTCCTTTCAGAGAAAACGAAATGCAAAAAAGCGCTAATGCTGAGGAGGCTGTGTTGCTTTGCCAGCCAACAGCTTAAATAAAACAGGATTTCGTGCCAAATTCTGGGTCGGTGACCAAAAGCCTCTCCTGGCTGCTTCTCCTAACTTTGGTCCCCCACTCTGGCAAGCAGGTGTTTGATTTGCACTCCTGTGACTTACAGAAGTGATTTTCCACATCATGCCACCTCTTTCTACTCCAGGGAAATCTGGGTGGGAGGGCTGCAGGCTTTGGAGGGGCTCACCCACCGCAGCGGAAGGGCTGCCAGAGGGAGAGCGGCTGCTCAGTGCTCGAGCGAGGAACCTGGCTTTAGTTCTTTTTCTGGGAGTTTTTGTAACAGCCTGACATGAAAGTGCCACAAGCCCCATCACCACTGTGCTGTCATTATGCTTCAGAGTTATCAGCCAGGTGAGATGTGCAGGGGCATCCATACCTCAGCACAAGTACTtacagcaggagagaaaaaatttaCTGAAGATGCCAGAGGTGCCTGTGTTAATGGCCCTCATTCCTGCATCCCGAGGAGCCGAATGGCTTttcagcagcagggctgctccctggGTCCCCATCATCCAGGCCGTGGGGAAAgcagcctggagctgctgcagccaccGGAGGGTCCTGCcttgctcctctcccagcacaggCCTGGCTCGGGGACAGGGTCACTACGCCAGCTTTGCGCTTGGGATGCGATTTTGGAAAGCCCAGCTCAGCTGCCATCCCTTGGGTGGAGAGGAGCCACTTCCTCATCCAGCTAGCTGCCAGCATCCCCAAACTACGTAGGAGCTGGATGTCTCCAAGGGCGCTACTTCTCCATCAAGCCCTGCTAAAATTAGCTGGGGGTTCAGAAAGTTTTGGCAAGCGTGTGGTTGCACAAAGCTCGGTTCCTCTGGCACCAGGCTCACGTTGAACATCGGCGTCCAAGCTTGTTGCGTTGCAGAAGGCCTGCTGTTTGGTCCCAGCACCCCAGACGCATAAATGAAATAATCCAAAGCCCCACAGAAATGCTGGGAATCGTTCCCTGATGTTGAGAGTCTCAGATAAGAAGCAAAGCATGCTTCAATCCGCACCAGCCTTGCTGTcccagaggagagagaagggaccccctgccccgctgcagCAGGGCATCATTTCTTCCTGGGGATGTGATGGCAGAAATCCTGGAAGCGGTCACTTTGTCATCCCCGGGACAGAGGGAAAAGCCAAGCCCGATAGGATGCTCGTCCTCCAcctgtgcagggcagggggggaccACGGTCCTTCCCAGCTTTGTTCTCTGACCCTTCGGCCACAGTTTTAATTGCCACTGCCCCTGTTTCACTGCCTGGCCCTGGAGCCCCAGTATGGAAACgctgcctgccagggctggTGCAGAGTCAGGCATGAAGCAGCCCCCTCCCAGAGCATCCCCCCCGCCACACCGGCGAGCGGCCAGCCAGCTTCCAGCACTGGGAAGCGCTTGCTCAGGGAAGGGAAACTCGGCGACCGCACACGGCGGTCCTGGCCCGGCCGGCTGCCCACCCGGAGAAGCTGCCTGGCACGTCCCAGCAATTACGGTGGAGCGGAGCATCCACAGAGAGAGCATCCCAGCCCCGCTCACACAAACCGCCTCTCTCCGCGCCTTTCACCGCGGTGCAGCCAGGGACCTCCGCAGCGCCGGGGCAAAGTGCCGTGCGGGGACGAAGGGTGGCTTTTCCAGCTTGGGATCCCCTGcaaggggctggcagggacaaggggtgctgctttccttccacGCACTTTAGATCAAAGcgaaggaggaaggaggaaaacccAATCCCAGAGTTTGAAAACAGCAGCTCCCCTGTGGCCCCTTTCCCCCGACGCAACCAGCATCGCGTGAAACGCTGGcttgatccccccccccccccccctccaaaatcACAGGGCGAGAAAGTAAATAACCCCCAAAATACCCCAAATTCCTTGTGCCGAGGCACAGCTCCGGCTGGGCGAACGCTCTGCCCCAGCGAGGAGAGTTTCTCTGagcggggaggagaggaaagcaagctgGAGCTTACCGTGGGAAGCGAGCAGACAGAGCGCGGCCAGCAGCAACCCAGGCCGGGGGGACGTCACCTCCATCGCGACTGGGGTGACCGAACGGAGTTCACCTCCGCAGAGCCACCCGTATGCACTGAGCAGCCCCGCAGCGGCAGCCGGACTTGCACACACACAGGAAATTTCATTGAGATATTACGTGCAGCAATGGAGAGAACTGCGAGCACCCCCAGGAGGTGAGAtgcagcagggagctgtgggTGGCCGGGAGGGGAGCAGCGGCACCCCAACGGGGCACCCTGCGGATGGGTGACGCTTCAGTCCCTACCCGTTTGGGCAGCAGCGGGTGCATCTgcgcttttttttccccccttacaGCATCGCAGGGGGTAGCTTGGAGCGAGCTGGTACCCCTGCGTGTGTTTTCAGGGTGCACAAGAGGTAGCTGAGGAGGATGCTCGCCATACCGGGGGACGTGTGGGTGCTGAGCCGTGAGGGGCTGGGGTGCTGGTCCCCACCCCTTCTCCGGCAGGAGCCGATCCCTTGGGGCTTGCTTGATTAAAGCGCACTTTGCTTGTAATTATCGTTTTTCCCATGTTTGTGAGGACCTGGCGGGCAGAAACCCTCCTGAGGCAGGTACAGGGAAGTGTAACTCAAAGCGGTGCCAGCTCAGGGAAGGGAATGgagctttcccccccccaaaaaggggaTCAAAGCATCCCCCTCCCGCAGCCCATTTACACAGGGGGAGGCCTTTACTCTGCCCTCAAATAGCAAAGCAGCACCATGGGCGTAACTCCTCCTGGAGCCTCGCTTCGAATTCAAAAGGCATCCAAAAAAatctctggctgcagctgaggGCCACCTCATTTCAACACGGTGTTCCCTGGAAAGTGGAGCCTGGAGACAGGTGGAGGTTTGCAAACCGCAGGAAAATTTGCTGTTAACCTGCTCTAAATTTGGAGCATGCAGTGTAATAGAAAAGGAGCTAATTACGCTGTGGCTTTGTGGTTTTTACAGCAAACAGGGTTGTGATGCTCTCGTCAAAAATGTAACCCTTGCCTGGCTGGAAGAAATTTGTGGCTGGGGAAGGTGTAGGCACAAAGTCCAGAGACTTCAAGAAAATGGTTTTTCGTCCGGTGACCCCCATCTCTGAGCTGAGCCCTTAGGCAGGGTGGCATGCTTTTGTCACCTCCCCGTCCCCAGGTGTGCCCCTATGGTGACACACCCAGAAGACAGCCTTCGGTAAGGACATCCAAGTGCCTGTGCAAGGCCAGGTACACCTGGAAGAGGGTCAGGACAGGCTCAGCCTGACTGGTGGTGAAATTGTGGTCAGCAGGTAGATGATGGGACCCAAGGGAGGTCAGTCCGGTTGTCCGAGATGCTCATTTTTGTTCCTGCCCAGAGACATGGCAGCATCATGTCCAGGTATTTTCAATCCTACCATGTTGCCACCCTCAGTAATGACAACCCCAACGTCAAGGCGAGGACTCACACATGCCTCCTCCAAAGGCAGCAAGGCACGACGGGGTTCAGCCTCCGGCTTTCCCTCTGCCACGGTGTGACCAGCAATGGTAAAAACTGGGTGAAAAGGAGAGGGATCCCACAGAGACATGCTTTGCTTGGGAACAAGGATGTGATTTAATCTCTGTACCTAACCGTTACCTGGAGATGCGTCTGCAGCCATGGCTCATTTCATTTTGAGCCCTGCATCTGTTTTGTGTCTTTTGGCAGGGTTGAGCCCACGTTGGTCATTGACCTTGACAGGtccagccttccccagccagctccaggggctgcagagccGATCCTTCTACGGTGCTTAACACGATGTCCCCATGTCCCACAGGCCACCACCACCGTGTACGTCACCGTCCTGGATGAGAACGACAACGCTCCcgctttccagcagcagctgtacGAGGTGACCCTCGACGAAGGTCCCGCCACGCTCAACGCCACCCTCGTCACCGTGCAGGCCCTGGACCGGGACGAGGGACCCAACGGCACGGTTGCTTACAGCATCACCGAAGGCAATATCTTGGGTACCTTCCACATTGACAGCGCCACGGTCAGT is a genomic window containing:
- the VSIR gene encoding V-type immunoglobulin domain-containing suppressor of T-cell activation isoform X2 — encoded protein: MEVTSPRPGLLLAALCLLASHEGPAAFLITTPYSLCICPEGQNVTLTCRISGPLADRHDLLYKTWYFSSNGDQSCSEKKHIRNITEKELHHDPGKHHEALGNGTQKSTLGGQANHHGVEFVPDHHGAFHIVVMNLTLQDSGNYCCYAVEARREHGKPHTLQVAHGFVELQIQQGRGGLQNCTFHTTTSKDITAAALATGACIVGILCLPLILLLIYKQRQAVSSRRAHELVRMDSAQGIENPVFEAVPSASMEQRPRPQLSYMASRQPSESGRHLLSEPGTPLSPPGPGDCFFPTLDPVPDSPNSLKA
- the VSIR gene encoding V-type immunoglobulin domain-containing suppressor of T-cell activation isoform X1, whose protein sequence is MEVTSPRPGLLLAALCLLASHEGPAAFLITTPYSLCICPEGQNVTLTCRISGPLADRHDLLYKTWYFSSNGDQSCSEKKHIRNITEKELHHDPGKHHEALGNGTQKSTLGGQANHHGVEFVPDHHGAFHIVVMNLTLQDSGNYCCYAVEARREHGKPHTLQVAHGFVELQIQQGRGGLQNCTFHTTTSKDITAAALATGACIVGILCLPLILLLIYKQRQAVSSRRAHELVRMDSSAQGIENPVFEAVPSASMEQRPRPQLSYMASRQPSESGRHLLSEPGTPLSPPGPGDCFFPTLDPVPDSPNSLKA